In the Channa argus isolate prfri chromosome 19, Channa argus male v1.0, whole genome shotgun sequence genome, AGGAAGACTTTATTCTACCTCATCACCACGCTTAATGAGTCCTTCCGGCCGGACTATGACTTCAGTGCAGCACGGGCCCACGAGTTCAGCAGAGAGCCGAGCGTCAATTGGGTCAGTATAGCCTGACTTGTGAAGCACTACTTTTCCTAGTCAGATCAAAGTAGAAACAAAATATAGCAAGAATAAAAATTTGTTGTGGTTTCTCTGCAGGTGGCTAATGCAGTCAACACCAGCTTGTTCTCAGCTGTAGGAGAGGAGTTCAACTCTCTGGGGCCTGAGCTGTGGAACGCTATCGACGAGGAGATCAACCTGCAGAGCTGTGACATTTACAGGTAGTGtgttcacaaacacaagcatttgAGTATTTTATAGCCGAGGTGCTGCTAAAGATCGTTTGATGCCCAGCGAAGCCTTTAAATTTTGGATGTCTTTACATATGTTTGTCACAGCTACAACCCTGATCTGGACTCTGACCCGTTTGGTGAAGAGGGGAGCCTCTGGTCCTTCAACTACTTCTTTTACAACAAGAAGCTCAAGAGGATTGTTTTCTTCACATGTCGCTCTGTCAGGTCAGTAACTGCCAGATTTGGCCACTGCAGTCTTTACCTCTTAAAACATAGTTACACGTAGCTGTCATACTAATATTGTCCAagcaatgaaaaatattagtCAAATGTTGGCTTTTGTAAAGAATCTAATAACATTAAATCTTTTAACATCTGTAGTGTCCTAAGTGGCTATGGCCGCGATTGTCTCGATAATGAGCTGAACATGGAGCTgggtgatgatgaggaggaaatGGATGGCTTCTGTGAGGACAGGTCAGACCGATTCACATGTACAGTGTTTAAGTGGCTagatgctgcttttttttctttccaagtTACTTCAGAACAACTTGccatttacatgtttgtgtttttttcccctataTCAGGTGCCCaagagctttgtgtgtgtgagttttccTGAAAGACACCTGGGCCAAAGACGGCACTTAGGCTTTTCCTCTTCCCATTCTTCACCACATCCTAACGTTTTTTTTGAGATGTTGCTTCATCATCCATGGCCATGTTCATCATCTAGACTAATGCATGTTTGAAGCCTCCTGTTCTTCTGGCAGTGAACTCTGTGCTGTGAAACCTGGGTCACTTTAAGCTTCTTCAAGATTCAAAAAGACTTCTTAATTCCAAGGGAAGATTGTTTAATTTCTACTGTGACTGAAAGCTCAAAGCCCAAACAGCACACGTTTAAACCTAGGCCTCATTTGCCACGTTTCCAAAAAGACCACCTCACGGACATTTGAGAAGGTCTTGTTATAGAGGAGTGGCCAAGAATGAAAGACTGAAGATGTGTTGGGTTTCTCGTAGCTGATGTCAAAAATAGGAACCCAGATATCACCAGCGTCAATGAAAACTGACAGATTAAACTTCATAATATTCCAACCTGGGATAGAGCTGAGGTGGAGCCATGAAAATCCTCTTAAGACTGATCAG is a window encoding:
- the maf1b gene encoding MAF1 homolog, negative regulator of RNA polymerase III b; amino-acid sequence: MKLLENSSFEALSSQLCVETGESRMLGRIESYSCKMAGDDKHMFKQFCQEGEPHVLEALSPPQSTSATSPSQLGKSSEDGENPLSDKCCRKTLFYLITTLNESFRPDYDFSAARAHEFSREPSVNWVANAVNTSLFSAVGEEFNSLGPELWNAIDEEINLQSCDIYSYNPDLDSDPFGEEGSLWSFNYFFYNKKLKRIVFFTCRSVSVLSGYGRDCLDNELNMELGDDEEEMDGFCEDRCPRALCV